In a genomic window of Orcinus orca chromosome 12, mOrcOrc1.1, whole genome shotgun sequence:
- the LOC105748958 gene encoding proteasome maturation protein-like, whose translation MGSQSELKVNARGLGSQLKDSIPVTELSASGPFASHDLLRKDFSCVKNELLPSHPLELTEKNFQLNQDKMNFSTLRNIQGLFAPLKLQMEFKAVQQVQCLPFLRSSNFSLDILRGNDETIGLEDILNDPSQNEIMGEPHLMVEYKLGLL comes from the coding sequence atgggttCGCAGAGCGAGTTGAAGGTGAATGCCAGAGGACTTGGATCTCAGCTAAAGGACAGTATTCCAGTTACTGAACTTTCAGCAAGTGGACCTTTTGCAAGTCATGATCTTCTTCGAAAAGATTTTTCTTGTGTGAAAAATGAACTTTTGCCCAGTCATCCTCttgaattaacagaaaaaaatttccagCTCAACCAAGATAAAATGAACTTTTCCACACTGAGAAACATCCAGGGTCTATTTGCTCCACTAAAACTACAAATGGAATTCAAGGCAGTGCAGCAGGTTCAGTGTCTTCCATTTCTTCGCAGCTCAAACTTTTCATTGGATATCTTGCGGGGTAATGATGAGACTATTGGACTTGAAGATATTCTTAATGACCCGTCACAAAATGAAATAATGGGAGAACCACATTTGATGGTTGAATATAAGCTCGGTTTACTGTAA